TGTCGCTTCTTGATATGACGTTGTTAACGGCGCTGTTATTTGAGGCGAAGCTTGTATTGTATTTTCTTCATCCGCTACGTTTGATTCGCTATCGAACCCTGTTTCTGTAAATGCTTGGACAAGGTTAACGTCGGGTGTTGTGCTTGTCGCTTCTTGATATGACGTTGTTAACGGCGCTGTTATTTGAGGCGAAGCTTGTATTGTATTTTCTTCATCCGCTACGTTTGATTCGCTATCGAACCCTGTTTCTGTAAATGTTTGGACAACGTTCACGTCAGGTGTTGTTATATTTGTCGCTTCTTGATATGACGTTGTTAATGGCGCTGTTATTTGAGGCGAAGCTTGTATTGTATTTTCTTCATCCGCTACGTTTGATGCGCTATCCAATCCTGTTTCTGTGAATGCTTGGACAACGTTCACATCAGGTGTTGTGCTTGAAGTTAGTCCAGAGGTATTTGTTTGTGGCGCTGCTACCTGCTGGATTTCTCTTATTTCTTCTGCAAATGTCGTACTTTCACTTCTATTGAAGCCTGGTTCTGTAAATGCTTGAACAACGTTAACGCTTGGTGGTATTGTGCTTGTCGCTTCTTGATATGAGGTTGTTAACGGCGCTGTTATTTGAGGCGAAGCTTGTATTGTATTTTCTTCATCCGCTGCGTTTGAGACGCTATCGAATCCTGGTTCTGTAAATGCTTGGACAATGTTAACGCTAGGTGTTGTTGCGCTAGTTAATTCAAATTGGCTGGCGGAGGAGCTGGCGTCACTTGCTGCTGTTTGTGCAGGGTATTCTAAAGATTTTGCCTGAATTGTATTTGAATTATCTGGTAATTCAAATGATTGAACAACTGATGGTGTTGAATTTATCGATTTCTGCGTTAACTCCGCTTGTACATTTGGAGTATTAATAAAAGATTGCTCTATTGGTGCAGTGCTTTCCGGGAATGATTGAACAACATTAAAATCAGGCGTTGTTCGGCTTGTACTTTCTTGCAATCCGGTAAATTGAGACGTTGATACTTGCGATCGCTCGGTAAAATTACTTTCTCCGATCGCTGCGTTTTCAGTCACCTCAAAATCTGGCTCTGCAAAAGCTTGCACAACGTTAAATTCAGGTGCTGTTGTGCTTCTAGCTTCTTCAGCTTGAATAAATTCTGGCGTTGATAACTGGGGTTGCTGTGTTAAATTACTTCCTGCAAATGCGGTTCGATCGCTTACCTCAACCCTTGGCTCTGCAAATGTTTGAACTACATTTTGGCTCGATGGCGTTGATGTTGTAGGTGCGATCGCTCTTTGTATTCCTACAGTTTCACTCGGATTGTAAGCTCTCGCTTCTTCAAAAAACGGTGACTCTTTAAAAGAGTTGTCTGGTCGCTCGTACTCGGCTACTTCACGGGAAACAAAATTAGAAGTATCTAGCACCGCTATAGGAGATGCTCCTAGCGGATACAAAAATTTTGGCGATATTAATTTTTGACCCAAAGGGTTGGGTGCTAGCAAAGGATTCTTAATACCAAGCGGTTCTTCTGTTGTTTCTGTTTCCGCCATAATGCTAGTTACTGGGGTAGTATCCTGAGTTATCGCGTCCGGTGGAAAGCATTGTTGCGCCTCCACCACCTGCGTTTGCAACCTTCAAACCTTCGTAGGCAATTGTCAATTCTTCGATAGCAACTTCATTGCCATCTGCTTTTAATGCTGGCGCTTTCCAAGCCACAGGAACAGCCGCAATTAGCGTCCAACACTGCATTGTTTCTCCGGCTTGATTAAAAACTAGAATGTTGACATTGCGACGTTTTTTCTTTTTCTCCTGCAACGTATTCGATATCCAACCCCAAAATACTCGTAAATCGTCGGTCATACCGCGTTTCAGCGTAACATCGCTAAATTGTGCCTGACCCAAAATTACGCGCTGTTGATTATTGACACCGCCTTCGTTGCGTTTATCATTTTTTATAGTGAAACCCAAGCCTGAGCATTCCCTAAAAGATGCACTAAGTTGGCCTTCAATTTCTACATAAAAGCGATTAGCCGTAACGTAGTTTTGCTGGCGGTTACTCGTGCTGTTACCAGTGCCGTTTTGGGTAGCTTTGCTATTAACCATTATCACCAATACCCTCCATAGTTTCTACTGCGTTCCCGTTGATTTTGCAGGTCTTCCAGCAGCAATTGGTATACTCGCTCACTAAGTAACCGCATTAATAGGGGATCTTGCATAACTTTAGCTGCTGCTTTGGCGATCGCAGTTTGTCTCTCGTCGCCATCATTGCTCGTGCCAAAAATCCCTGCTGCGTATCCCGCTGTACTTGTAGTATCGCCACTAGGTTTAAAAAATGGCTGTACCTGTAAATCAGATAGTGCTGTAGCGGGTGCGAGGGAAGGATTAGTTGGCATATTTAAAACCCAGCCTTTTATTCCAGTTTAGCAGGCGGTTTTGCCGTTTATAGTAGTCTAAAGTATAGCTTAATTTACCCATTACTATGGTTTGGGTTGGAGCGGTACAATCCCTGTTTTACTAAGCAGGCGCTGGCTTTCCTCAGTCCTCAGAATATCAGCAAACTTGGCACCCGCTCGGCTGCGGCTATTATCTCGCGGATAAACTACAGCCATAGGATATGCCAAAGGATAAGTTCCGTTTCTAAAAACATCAATATTGGGATGATAGCTGCCTTTATCGTTACACAAATCGCTTGTTGGCTCTATTGGTTGACCGTTGCTTTGAATTAAAGCCTGTACAGGAGTTTTACCATCCTCTACTAAAGCTAGAGGATAAGCCGAGCATTGACCAAAAACTTTGCTAAACGTGCCAAAAGCGATCGCTCCAACTTGCTCTTCTTTCTCTTGCTCAAAGTCCTCTATTACATTTCTCAACGTTGTAAATGTAGGGATACGATGAATTTCGACTGGTGGGGTACTGTTGACAAAAGATGATTCATCTTTTTCCTGTTTATTTTCCTCTTTTTTTATCAACTTTCTAAAAGCTTCAATGTCCGTTTTATTCTTCAACACCCGTTGTTCAAAAATTTGCACTGCTTCAGCTTCAGGCGGCATATACAGTTTTACTGGTAAATCTGGGCCTCCTGGTATTTGGTTCCAATTAGTTATTTTCCCCGTATAAAGTTTTCGCAACTGATCTAACGTAATCTTTCCCTCCAAAAACTTAGGAAGACTCTTCTCTCGTTGTGCATAACTAAAAGCAACAAAGATGGCCAAACCGTCATAGCCAAATTTTTTATACTCCAAATCGCCGCTTAATTGATTGACTAAACTGGTTATGGCAAATTCTGCTTCACCGGATCTAACTTTAGTAATTGTTAAAGGCTCGGCTGACGAATCTAAACCATAACTTACAGGTTCATACATGAGTTCTAAATTAGGTTTGCGTCTTTGAAGTTCTTTTTCTAGACTTTGACCTTTTTCTACTAAATTTTTTTGTTGCAGCACATAACTCCACGTTCCTTTTTCTTCACCAGTGTATCTAAACTTCCCTGATGGAACGCCAGCTACATCCTTAATACAACAAATTGGAAGATCGCCATAACTAGCTTGGCTGGTTTTAGGCTTATACAGCCAAAGCCACAGCAAAGTCCCTAGCAAAGTTAACCCCAAAGCTAATAGCAAAAATAGAATTAAACGCATTCGAGGCAGATTGGATGGCTCATCTTCATCTGGCTCTAACTCAACAACTTCCGTCGCCGGAGTTGTTCTGATAACGGGTATTTTCAACAGCACGCGGCGTGCTTCTTCGACGCTTTGAAAAGGAACGCTATAGCCACAAAGCCGAAATATAAATCCCTTCAGAGCAGGATCTACAATCGGCCACTGATTATCATCTTTGGGGTCTACGGGCAACCTGGTAACAGGATCTACCACTCTACCTGCTAATAGGTAAAAAGCTACATAACCTACATCTACTAAATCTCCCGCAATTGTAGGGATATAAGGTTCGCTAGTGGGGAGATCGAATAAGCGTTCCCAAAGGGATTGGTCGCACAAATAAATAAAAAATTTCTCTTTATCTATTAGTAAGCTATCAAGAGTAATATTGCCGTGCGGTATTCCTTGTTGCACTTGACCGGATGGGAGACGAAATTTTTGTCCGTGAAGAAACTCTAGACTTTGCAGTACGAGATTGAGAAACTGGCGGACAGCGATCGCGTCCATCTGCCCGTTTTCTTTAAGGTGATGTCTTAAACTGGGGTAGATATCTAAATTACCTTTAGTAATCAGATAACATCGCTCTTCGTTTTCATCTGCGATCGCTTCCCAAGGAACGATCGCGCGAAAATCCTGCACTCTACCGTCTGCTAAACTCAATCCTGCTAATTGCGTAAAAGCTAATTTACGCTGGCGGGCTTCTTCTGTATTAAAACAACGAGTAGGAAGCAGATATTCTTTTATTACAATCGGTTGTTCGTCAGATACCTGAACGCCACGATATAAACGCCCCATCCCCCGCCGTTCTAAGAAACTTTCGACACGATATCTGCCTCGAATGCCTCTTATTTCCACTTTTTCAGGCAAGATAGCTGGAAAACCACATTGCTGACAATACTTTGCTGCTGGCTCTTGCTGAATGGTTTCTAGGGGGCGATCGCAGCCTAATGGATCGCGCTCCAGACAAGGATACTGCCTGTATACATAATCTGATACCTGATAGCTTGTTAGCGAATCATTTGTCTCAACTTCGGTAGCAACTGAGGTATCTTTATCTGCTGGAGCAATAGATTGGTCGTATGCAGCTGCCTCTTCAGGAGATATTGTAGCAACGCCAAATCTTTCGTGAAGAATAGGTACAATCCAACTAAATCTATTTAGCCACATAAAAGTAGGTGGCAACCTAAGATAGCTTCTAGCTCGAACCTCAGCTTGATATTTAGCTACACTTAAAGGATCTTCTCTTCGCCATACTTCGCTAATTAGCGACTTGCGATCTTTCTTATCTCTCTTGGTCCTAACCAAATCTTTTTTATTCTTCGCCATAACAGCAATGCTCCGGGCTACAAATGAAATAATGTTGCAGCAGCTTAACCGTTGTCCGCTGAACAATAATTAATGACTACGTTTTCTTAAAGCTAAAGCCCCTTTTTTCAAGGAAGATTTAGGAGGCTTTCCACTAGGAAACAGGAAACAGTACTAAAGACAACTTTTGAGGCAACCTCTTAAACCCATCCTTTAACTTCAGCATCAGTTAAAGTTCTTTCTAACTTGACATATTCACTTTTAGCGGCGGCTAAAATATGTTTCATGCCCACTGGTTCGTTGGCGTCTGCTGCTATAAAAGCTGAATTTAAGGCGATATTACGGATGTTACCGCCTGCCACGTTCAGACGCGCTAGTTTAGCAAAATCTAAATTGTCTGTTGGTGTTTTGCCAGGAAAGATGCGCTGCCATATTTCAGCTCTCTGGGTGGCATCGGGGAATGCAAACTTGACAACGAAGCGGATGCGGCGGAGGAAGGCAGTATCGAGGGAGTCTTTAAGATTAGTAGTAAGAATAGCTAGCCCCTGGTAGGCTTCCATGCGCTGTAGCAAGTAGCTGACCTCGATATTAGCATGGCGATCGTGGCTGTCTTTTACTTCGCTGCGTTTGCCAAACAGGGCATCAGCTTCGTCGAACAGTAAGATAGTTCCGCCAGCTTCGGCAGCATCGAATATGCGCCGCAGGTTTTTCTCTGTCTCGCCGATGTATTTGCTAACGACTGAACTCAAGTCGATGCGATAGAGATCTAGGCGCAGTTCGCCTGCAAGTACGTCGGCTGCCATAGTTTTGCCAGTGCCGCTAGATCCGGCAAAAAGAGCGCTAATGCCTAAACCGCGATCGCCTTTACCTGCAAATCCCCAGCTTTCATATACCTTGGAGCGTTGGCGGACGTGTGAGGCAATGTCTCGCAGTGTCTGGCGCTGCGTCTCTGGCAATACTAAATCATCCCACTTAGCGCCAGGGTTAAGGCGTTGGGCTAGATCTTCTAAGCGAGGACGCGCTTGAGCGCGGCAGCTATCCCACAAGGCGGTTGTGAGGGCAGAGGATTGAGCGTTAAATAAAGAAGGATTATTACTCTGAATAATTTCTTCCTCTTCAGTTGCAATTGCCCCCGATTTAACTCCTGATAAAACTTCAGCACAAACGGCATGAATTGTGGGCAGCGTGAGGTTAAAATTTGACACTAAAACTTCTACTTGTCCGTTTAAGCCCACCGCTTTTTCGCCTAAAACGGTTTGCCAAATCGCACGCTGTTCCGAAGCAGTTGGCTGACGAACATCAAAGGCGATCGCGGGACGCAGGCGCATTCTTCTCCTGTCTCTAGTCGAAACAATCAGGGGACTTACCGACCCCTCGATCAAGCGGGCGATCGCGCTTTCTTTGGCTGCATCCCCTCCCAGTTCCAGTTCGTCGCAGTCTAACAACAGAGCGGCTTGCGAGAGCGCGGCTTCCCTTTCCCACACCTGCATTAAGTCATGCAGTTCGTTATGGTTCGCTGAAATAGCTCGCGCAGACATAACGTATAGATTCAGCCCTACAAGCTGACAAGCACTAGAAGCGATCGCCCTTTTGCTAGTTACGTCTTCACCGCACAGTTGTACGATCGGCAAACCAGTGGGGCTGGACTGCGACCATGTTGCTGCCACCCGTTCTGCGAGTTCCCAATGTGATGGAACTATTACACCAGAAACCGACAACGGCTCGGCTATAGCCATGAGTCGCTCATCAAGAGCGGTAACGCCTGCGATATAGTGCAACAACCTTTCGTCAATCCGCAGCGGACTGAGGCTTAGAGCATTACCTCTACCGACTTCAATCAACCGCCAGCGGCGCAAAGGAGAACCGGGAGCGATCGCGCTCCAATGCGCTGTAGGTAAGACCGCCGTAGCGAGACTAAACGTAGCATAGGTTGCTTGTCGGTCATTATTTGCCGTAGCGCACAGCGACGCGAACCTATTGTCAAATTCTATACCAGCGCATAACAGCAGCACGTCGCGCTCAAAAGACGACAAATTAAACGTGGTGCATAAATGTTGCAATGCTGAAGGAGAAGGCAGCGCAGCGGCTGCCACTTGTAAAGCTAGGTTAGCCGCTAAAGATCCTTGAGATTGGTTGTTATCCGGCGGCGCGGCTGTAACTTCTTCGCTGTTGCCTTTTTGAGCTTCTAAATTGCGAACGTGATGCTCTAATGCCTCACGCACGACAGCCAAAGACGCCATCAAGTAGCGCTGATTAGCTTCTTGCCAGTTGTTAGTCGCTGTTGTGTTCATAAGGAGCCGGATTAGGGATTAGGCAGAGTAGGAGTGGGGAAGTGCGGGACTCCGGACTCCGGACTCCCTTAGTTGTTGCTTACAACTTTCGGCAGAGTATCCAGCGTAATTCTATTGGTGGTTGCCCATCTTCTAAAGGGAATACATTGCGGCCAGTCACCCAATTAGCAAACCAACTTACTGGAGGCCATGCTTCTGCTGGTAGGCGATCGCGCTCGTACTCATATACTGATTCATCTGATATTAGTTCTAGCGGAAGTCCATCCATTGCTGTTGATAACTCTGGCTGCGTAAAGATTGAGCAAATCATCACTTGACTCACTTCTCTGGCTACCACATCTGGCTCATATCCATCTACTGCTAAGAAAATGTTAAAGAGCAACAAACCTCCAGAGCTAACCAAATCGCATATTTTTTCAAGCAACGTTCGTAGTTGCTCAACACTACGAAGATCCGATATTACCTCGACGACGAGCGCCAGCCTGTACTTATCCTTTTGCATTGCCACTTCTGGATCGAGTACATCACCTTCGATAACTGTCACGGGCAATTTCTCTGCTTCCGCTGCTTCCCTTATTTGCGAAGCAAACACGGGAGTTACTTCTAATGCATCAACTGGATAACCCAATCTTGCTAAGGGAATTGTATTGCGACCCGTTCCAGCTCCCACATCCAAAATTGGTGACTTTTCTGGCTCATCCAAACTGGAGGCGATCGCCATTACCTTAGCGTCTGGGTTAGCGCCAAATAGGGGAGGTTCTCTGGTTTCAACCCACTTTGAGTATTCATCTGCAATTGATTTAACTCTTGTCCCAATGGTGCAAGCTACTCCAAATGTTGATTTTTCAGATGGCTCGTATCGAAACACTACCTCAGAATAACGTTCTGCTCGAAAGCCGTCTTCTAGATGTTGCGCCAGGAGCTTACTCAAGCCCTCTTGTACTTCTACAGGCATGGGTCTGCCCAGTAATAAAAACAAATTTTCTAGCCAGCGCATATAATGTTCTAGCATAGATGGTATGCAAGGCATCACCACCTCTCCCTTGGCAGCCATTCTAGAATTCACGCTATGAATTAGTGATTTATGGAGCATATCGGGGTCAGCTATTACTGACTTTTGATCGCTCTGATGTGGGCTATTTTCAGAAGTCATACTTAACTATTAATTGGTAATTGCTCGGGAGGTTTCAGTTATCACAAACTTATGACAACTAACTTGAAAATCGTGAATTACAACTAACTATTTTAATCTTTTAAATTGCAATCATAACTTTCAATTTTTCTTAATCAGTTATTGATAATTTAGGAAATTGATACCTTCGGGCCAAGATACCAATTAAAGGTACGGCTGTTGGGGTTAGTATCGACATTCAGCATACTTTCGGCACCATCAATCTGTAAGCGCACTAAATAAGAGCCTGCTTTCACGTCTTTAATAGCGATCGCGATCGCGTTACTATCACTTGTGCGCGATGGAGCTACAAAGCTATAAGCTGCGGGACTCTCGATAGACCATTCGTTCAACAACAAAATTACCCGTTGCGTCATGCCAATGGGCACATCTATAGAAATTGTCAAATCTGCCGATCTCAGTTCTTCACCGCTGCCTTCCATATTAGAAACTTCAATTTCTTTAATAGTAGGGCGCAACACGAAAGCAGCTACATTTGATTCAATCAATTGATACGTTGCAGCCATTGCATCTATGCGTCTTGCTGCTGTATTATCCACCTGATGAATTACCTGTAGGCTTTGCACGCCAGCCCGCAGGGAATCAACAGGAAGCGATGAAAGTTCCAAACGTATCTGTGTTTCCCCTACTTCCTGCGGTATTGTTTCAACCTCACCTAGCCTTACTTGAGTGACTCGACTCGACAACTGCTTGCCATAAATTAGCAAAGTGCTGTCAGCCAAAATAGGTTCCAATTTTCCAGCCTGCGAAACAATGCTTTCAATAACAGGTTGCAACGAAAAAGGTCTTGCACCGATATGGCGATCGCGTACTGGCAAAGCCCTTGGGATGATATCTTCACCCTCTATCAATACAGCTGTTGCTTGGTAGGCTATCGATAGACTGTATGCTGTCTGAAAAAATACAGACCAAATTTTAGAAAGATCTTCTAGAGAAAGGTCTAAAAGTACAACTTTAACTAATTCAACTTGCTGGGCAAGGTTAGAACCAGCTAAGAATGGGAAGGTATCATCTCCTATCGTGTCACTAATCATCTGTTGAGTCAGAATTTTTTTATCTTGGAGGGCGCTTATGACGCTACCCAAAAGACGCTGCGGTTCCAACTCTCCCTCATTACCATGAAAGCTCAATAGGTAGTACAGATCTATACCCAATCGCGGCTTCACCATTTCTCCTTTACCACGACGAACCGACATCTCCGAGGTGCTGCGCCATGCATGATTGTGCTTGATATCGTATAAATACACGTTCACGCCAGGCTCTGGCATACCGCTAGCCATCTCGCTTGGTCGATTAGTTGTTGCTCTCGCGCCATCTACATCAATTTGTATGGCAGCTTGCAAAATTCTTTGTAGAGCAGCAGTTACAGTGGCAATAGCTAAGTGATTACTCATCAGGGATTGGGGAAGAAAAACTGGTAATTGGCAACTGTGAATCCACAGCTAGGAACTAGCAATTTACTTTTTGGCAATTTTAAAATTAGCAACAACTGATAATTAAGCACAAACTAAACCAAGTTTTAAGGCTTTTACAATAGCCTGAGTACGACTGTTGACACCTAACTTTTCAAATATAGCTGTTAGATGAGCTTTGACTGTGGCTACTGTAACGTAAAGTTTTTTAGCAATTTCTTCGTTAGAAGCTCCCTGCACTAACCAGTGTAAAACTTCTTGTTCTCGACTGGTTAAATGAATTGCTTGACACGCTTGAAGTGAGTGCCCTGCATAAAAGTGAAACAATCGAAAGAAGTTGGTTGCTACTTCTGGTGATAGATATACCTGATCGTTAATTACCGTAGTTATGGCTTCGTAAAGTTGAGTCGCGATGCGGTCTTTAAAAACATAACCGCAAGCACCTGCTTGCATTGCGCGAAACACCCATTCGTCTTCGCGATGTGCAGACAAAACTAAGACTTTGCCTTTATAGGATAACTCTCCCAAGCGAAGTAGAGCATTAATTCCATCACTTTCTCCTAAACTCAAGTCCATCAGGATCAATGCTGGTTTTTGTTCCAACATTAGTTGTAAAGCTTGGTCGGCGTTAGCAGCTTCGCCTACAATATCAAATCGCAACGAGCCTTGTTGGTTGTAGAAGTTTAGCAGAGTTCGCAGTCCGCTGCGAAAACGCGGTTCATCATCTACTAGCAAAACGGAAATAAGCTGGGGAACGGTCATACTACATTGTATTTAAAATGTGTTTTCGGAAAAAACCTTGCTGGAAAATATGAATTATAAAAGCGGTTAAAGGTTGCGTGTAAGGTTAAAATCAACACTGACACCCACAATTTAACGTTTGATAGTTTACAAGTAATAATTCATATTTGATGCCGGGGTAGAGTAAAAGAAAATTGGGCACCGCCACTAGATAAATTTTGTACCCATAGAGTACCTTGATGCTCTAGGATAATTTTTTTTGCGATCGCTAGCCCTAATCCCGTACCTCCTGGACGACGAGAATAATAGGGGGTAAATGCTTGAGTGAGGTCTTCTTCAGAAAGTCCAGGACCGCGATCGCTTACTTCAACGATCAGTTCATCTTGAAATACTTGCCAGTGGCAGTTAATAAGCCCTGAGTCGGGACTAAAATGAATCGCATTGCTTAAGAGATTGTCAAACACCTGTTTCATTTGCCAAGGGTCTACAGCTGCGATCGCTGCCTGGGATGGATAGCTAATATGCAGTTGTTTTTTCTCTATCAAAGGTTGCAGCCCCTTAATAGTTTCGATCACTATTGTTCGTAGATCGTAAGGCACGAAGCGTAATTTTGATGCCAATCCGCAGTTGACGTATTGTGTCAAATTTGTACTAAGCTCATTTACAGTTTCGCGTATTATACTAGCCTGATCTTGCAAAGAACCTGCTGGCAAAGATAAACATAAATTCTCTGCGTAAAGAGCAATAAGAGCCAAGGGATTGCGTAGTTGATGTTCTGCCTTATGCATTACTTGTTCGAGTAACTTCACTTCTGCCCGCTGACGGCAACACTCCTTATATACAGTCATATAGTTACTTACAAGTTGTGTTCGTTGCTCTACACGCTCTTGCTCAAAATCAGACAGGGGTTTTTGGGTATATAACAGCAGATACTCAGGGTTAAGACCACTATGCCCTATTGGGCATATGTAGGCATAATCGCTTCCTTCTATAGGTACTTCGCTCAACTTTAAAGCTGGTAGGGAATTTACCCACCACGCCTCTGAGTGTAAGTAAGATAGAGCAGAAAGAGGAAAATAATGCTCATGGCAATACTTAGCCACTGTTTGCCTTTTTCCTCTATCGGGTTCGTAGTAAGCAATCCAGATTGCCAAAACAGGCAATTGTGCTGCTAACTGCTCTACTTGGAGCTGACATACATTTTTAATGTCCAGTACCTCAACAGTAACTGGGGAAACTGTAGTGGTGGCTAAAGGTGGATGCACCCCTAACGCTGATTCTTGCATCGCAACCTTCATAAGTTTTTTCCTGCTCTACGAGATAATTCAGCAATAGTAATTAGGTTATAAACCTATAGCCAGTCATACCTGAGAAGCATGACAAACTTCCGAGAGTACGCTCGCACTGCCTAGCTTAGTAGTGGATTCAGGCGATCGCATCAGTAATCACACAATTTTTAAAGTTTCGACCAAAGTCTAATAACCACGCGGGTTTTGTATCCCTAATCTAGACGTAGACCGTCTACCGACGCACTTTTTCTTATGATCCCTGCTGTTGCCCAGACGTTGGCAGAAATTCTGGCTGGTGGGACTGCTCTAATCAGTACAGAACAAATTGATTTCAACCACCCTGGCGTGCGGCAGGATATAAGGCCATCCCTGAACCTCTTTTGCTACAACATACAGCAAAACGAGCGGGTGCAGATGGGGCAGGGGCAAATAGAAGACCGAGACAGCCAATGCAATTTGCATCTGGCGACGGCACACCGCCCAACTGTGTGGTTTGACGTGTCATTCCTGGTAAGTGCTTGGGATCGTACAGCATTGGGAGAACAGCGTCTGCTCTCAGAGGCATTAACCCTCTTATTGAGTTACCAGATTCTGCCAGAGGAGTTGCTGGCTCCTGCGCTCAGAGGTTATGGCAATTTGTCAATAACCGTTTCGGCGTTTGGCACGATCGATGCAGCAATACTTTGGAACGCCTTGGGCGTGCCATTGCGCCCAGCTTTGTATGTGACGGTTACGATACCATTTAACACCCGCAGCGCTCCCAACACCCCATGCGATCGCATTGTGGCAAAACCAAATCAACCATCCTATGTGGGAAACAGTAGTTATACCTCTGGGGCAATCGTTGCTGGGATCGTTAAGAGTGCAGCCACAACGCAGCCCCTGGCTGCTACTGAAGTGGAAATTGTCGGAACTAAAAAAGTCACAACCAGCAATCAGGAGGGATTATTTTTTTTTTACAGCCTGCCCTTGGGCGATTACTTGCTAGAGCTACGTTGCCCTGGCTATACCTCGCAGCGGTGTAAGGTTATCGTCGCTTTGGAGAGCGAGACTTTTAGATATGCCTTCAAGGAAATTGAACTAACCCCAGAACAATTAGGGGCAATAGGTGAGCTAGCCAGCTAGCTATAGAAAAAGCTCAATACTCACAAACCAACGCGGAATGCAGGAAAGTTATTTATGGCCAGATTAGATTATTTT
This region of Microcoleus sp. FACHB-831 genomic DNA includes:
- a CDS encoding Pvc16 family protein, with the translated sequence MIPAVAQTLAEILAGGTALISTEQIDFNHPGVRQDIRPSLNLFCYNIQQNERVQMGQGQIEDRDSQCNLHLATAHRPTVWFDVSFLVSAWDRTALGEQRLLSEALTLLLSYQILPEELLAPALRGYGNLSITVSAFGTIDAAILWNALGVPLRPALYVTVTIPFNTRSAPNTPCDRIVAKPNQPSYVGNSSYTSGAIVAGIVKSAATTQPLAATEVEIVGTKKVTTSNQEGLFFFYSLPLGDYLLELRCPGYTSQRCKVIVALESETFRYAFKEIELTPEQLGAIGELAS
- a CDS encoding sensor histidine kinase KdpD — translated: MKVAMQESALGVHPPLATTTVSPVTVEVLDIKNVCQLQVEQLAAQLPVLAIWIAYYEPDRGKRQTVAKYCHEHYFPLSALSYLHSEAWWVNSLPALKLSEVPIEGSDYAYICPIGHSGLNPEYLLLYTQKPLSDFEQERVEQRTQLVSNYMTVYKECCRQRAEVKLLEQVMHKAEHQLRNPLALIALYAENLCLSLPAGSLQDQASIIRETVNELSTNLTQYVNCGLASKLRFVPYDLRTIVIETIKGLQPLIEKKQLHISYPSQAAIAAVDPWQMKQVFDNLLSNAIHFSPDSGLINCHWQVFQDELIVEVSDRGPGLSEEDLTQAFTPYYSRRPGGTGLGLAIAKKIILEHQGTLWVQNLSSGGAQFSFTLPRHQI
- a CDS encoding response regulator transcription factor yields the protein MTVPQLISVLLVDDEPRFRSGLRTLLNFYNQQGSLRFDIVGEAANADQALQLMLEQKPALILMDLSLGESDGINALLRLGELSYKGKVLVLSAHREDEWVFRAMQAGACGYVFKDRIATQLYEAITTVINDQVYLSPEVATNFFRLFHFYAGHSLQACQAIHLTSREQEVLHWLVQGASNEEIAKKLYVTVATVKAHLTAIFEKLGVNSRTQAIVKALKLGLVCA